One region of Flavobacterium pisciphilum genomic DNA includes:
- a CDS encoding TonB-dependent receptor, with translation MKKKCLVLVLFLMTLVGYAQKGIVSGKVLDADDKLPLPGAMIEIVGQNKYTVSDYNGRYELLNVMSGAYQVKVKYMGYTENIQDVVIVDGKNAVIDFALKSSGTELNEVVIGDILKGQAKALNQQKTNRNIGNVISADQMGRFPDANVGDALKRVPGITMQNDQGEARNIIIRGLAPSLNSVTLNGDRIPSAEGDNRNVQMDLIPSDMISTIEVNKTLTPDMDADAIGGSVNLITRATPNGERISATIAGGYAPIRDKPIYTGGLVYGNRFFDGKLGAVVSGSYNNIDYGSDNIEAAWTKDKFGNEFLSKSEIRKYDVQRIRRSGAIALDYKIDENNTIFANGIYNWRDDRENRFRTTYDDMKPIYNGEQITGFTGRVKRQTKGGVDNNRNKNRRLEDQRVQNYALRGEHLINSNLDLDWSANYSTAREYRPQERYIEYRQKGLNTAQDLSDLEFPLVTTTGEALDKFKFDSATENTNETKESEFGAKVNIRFPFTIIPSEKGRLRTGLRLRMKEKSRDNIFYSYEPLSGIGTLADVGTSYYDGADFNAGSKYVPGAFVSNSYLGSLDLNNPDLFKKELNPAEFLTVNYNAKEKIYAAYIRWDQDFNDKLSMILGFRVENTRIDYTGNRVLDEEELEGKINTTNSYTNVMPGISFKYNATKDLVLRAAATTALARPDYYALAPYINNIATDSQILAGNPDLKATYSYNYDFMAENYFKSVGLISGGVFYKNLNDFIYTYSDNQYTTAKFAADFPNQQNPIPAADNWTLIQQRNGDNVAVYGFEVAFQRQLDFFTSPFLKGFGIYLNYTHTKSTAKGIADAEGNERRNISLPGTAPHMFNGSLSWENKRFSARVSTNYTSGYLDELGSNEYNDSYYDKQLFVDANASFKITPKIRLFAEANNLTNQPLRYYQGVKSHTKQLEYYQARYNLGLKFDF, from the coding sequence ATGAAAAAAAAATGTTTAGTATTAGTTCTTTTTTTAATGACCTTAGTTGGTTATGCTCAAAAAGGGATTGTTTCTGGGAAAGTATTAGATGCAGATGATAAATTGCCTTTACCGGGAGCAATGATTGAAATTGTTGGTCAGAATAAGTACACTGTTTCTGATTATAACGGAAGATATGAGTTACTTAATGTAATGTCGGGGGCATACCAAGTTAAAGTTAAATACATGGGATATACTGAGAATATCCAAGATGTAGTTATTGTTGATGGAAAAAATGCAGTGATAGATTTTGCTTTAAAATCGTCGGGAACAGAATTGAACGAAGTTGTTATAGGTGATATCTTGAAAGGGCAGGCAAAAGCTTTAAACCAACAAAAGACAAATAGAAATATCGGGAATGTTATTTCGGCGGATCAAATGGGGCGTTTTCCAGATGCAAATGTTGGAGATGCCTTAAAACGTGTACCTGGAATTACAATGCAAAATGATCAGGGTGAAGCTAGAAATATTATTATTAGAGGTTTGGCACCTTCATTAAACTCCGTAACTTTAAATGGAGATCGTATTCCTTCTGCCGAAGGTGATAATAGAAATGTGCAAATGGATCTTATTCCATCGGATATGATTTCGACAATCGAAGTAAATAAAACACTTACTCCTGATATGGATGCTGATGCTATTGGAGGTTCAGTAAATTTGATTACTAGAGCAACACCAAATGGAGAAAGAATCTCTGCGACAATAGCTGGAGGGTACGCACCAATTCGTGATAAACCTATTTATACTGGAGGATTAGTTTATGGTAATCGTTTTTTTGATGGTAAGCTAGGAGCAGTAGTGAGTGGTTCTTACAATAATATAGATTACGGATCAGATAATATCGAAGCTGCTTGGACTAAAGATAAATTCGGAAATGAATTTTTAAGTAAATCCGAAATTAGAAAATACGATGTTCAGCGTATTCGTAGAAGTGGAGCAATAGCATTAGATTATAAAATTGATGAAAACAATACCATTTTTGCTAATGGGATTTATAATTGGAGAGATGATAGAGAGAATCGTTTTAGAACTACTTACGATGATATGAAGCCTATTTACAATGGCGAACAAATTACAGGTTTTACAGGAAGAGTAAAACGTCAGACAAAAGGAGGAGTTGATAATAATCGCAATAAAAACAGAAGACTTGAAGACCAACGTGTACAGAATTACGCGTTACGTGGGGAACATTTAATAAATTCGAATTTAGATTTGGATTGGTCTGCAAATTATTCGACAGCAAGAGAATACCGTCCACAAGAGCGTTATATTGAGTACCGTCAGAAAGGATTGAATACCGCTCAGGATTTATCAGATTTAGAATTCCCTTTGGTTACAACAACTGGTGAAGCTTTAGATAAATTTAAATTTGACTCGGCAACGGAGAATACTAATGAGACAAAAGAGAGCGAGTTTGGTGCTAAGGTGAATATTCGCTTTCCTTTTACAATAATACCTTCAGAAAAAGGAAGATTAAGAACTGGACTTAGATTAAGAATGAAAGAAAAATCGAGAGATAATATTTTTTACTCTTATGAGCCGTTAAGCGGAATAGGAACTCTAGCAGATGTTGGAACTAGTTATTATGATGGAGCTGATTTTAATGCAGGAAGTAAGTATGTACCAGGGGCATTTGTTTCTAATTCATATCTAGGAAGTCTTGATTTAAATAATCCAGATTTGTTCAAGAAAGAGTTAAATCCAGCTGAGTTTTTGACAGTAAATTATAATGCTAAAGAAAAAATTTATGCAGCTTACATAAGATGGGATCAGGATTTTAATGATAAACTATCCATGATTTTAGGTTTTCGTGTAGAGAATACACGTATTGATTATACAGGAAATCGTGTTTTGGATGAAGAAGAACTTGAAGGAAAGATTAATACAACAAATTCGTATACAAACGTAATGCCTGGAATTTCATTTAAGTATAATGCGACTAAGGATTTGGTGTTAAGAGCAGCGGCAACGACAGCATTAGCAAGACCAGATTATTATGCATTGGCGCCATATATCAATAATATTGCTACTGATTCTCAAATATTGGCGGGTAATCCAGATCTTAAAGCGACCTATTCTTATAATTATGATTTCATGGCCGAGAATTATTTTAAATCAGTTGGTTTGATCTCAGGTGGAGTTTTCTACAAAAACCTGAATGATTTTATCTATACTTATAGCGATAATCAATACACGACTGCAAAATTTGCAGCAGATTTTCCTAACCAACAAAACCCAATTCCTGCTGCTGATAATTGGACACTTATCCAGCAAAGAAATGGTGATAATGTAGCTGTTTATGGATTTGAAGTAGCGTTTCAACGTCAATTGGATTTCTTTACAAGTCCATTTTTGAAAGGATTCGGAATTTATTTAAATTATACTCATACTAAATCTACTGCCAAAGGGATTGCTGATGCTGAAGGAAATGAAAGACGTAACATTAGTCTTCCTGGAACTGCTCCACATATGTTTAATGGGTCTTTATCATGGGAAAACAAACGTTTCTCGGCTAGAGTTTCGACTAACTATACTTCAGGTTATTTAGATGAATTAGGTTCAAATGAATACAATGATAGTTATTATGATAAGCAACTTTTTGTTGATGCTAATGCCTCGTTTAAAATTACACCAAAGATTCGTCTTTTTGCTGAAGCAAATAATTTAACGAACCAACCGTTGCGTTACTATCAAGGTGTAAAATCTCATACTAAGCAGTTAGAATATTACCAAGCTCGATACAATTTAGGATTGAAATTTGATTTTTAA
- a CDS encoding DUF4407 domain-containing protein — MLKQFFILCSGADKELLEDCSHSEQTKYVGIGATVFFTAVMAFIASAYALFTVFDSIYPAILFGFVWSLLIFNLDRFIVSTIKKRDRIWDEFLQATPRIILAVIIAIVISKPLEIKIFEKEINTVLLKEKNAMALANKKEVGNFYKSDLDKNKAEIAGLKSDILTKEKEVNALYSTYITEAEGTSGTKRLGKGPVYKEKRDKHDAALKELATLKTENEAKIAEKEKAEKVLQADVDKKVSETQPIIEGFDGLMARINALDKLPWIPSFFIMLLFLAIETSPIIAKLLAPKGEYDFKQEEFETALKATLEQNKYQRSLLVKTSAAMHDKVYADIAEDKELYNLQRQKAKELLELQAHRFVDKQKATL; from the coding sequence ATGTTAAAACAATTTTTCATCCTTTGTTCTGGAGCTGACAAAGAGCTCCTCGAGGACTGTTCACACAGCGAACAAACCAAATACGTTGGTATTGGTGCCACTGTTTTTTTTACTGCAGTTATGGCATTTATTGCAAGTGCCTATGCATTATTTACCGTTTTTGACTCCATATACCCTGCTATACTTTTTGGATTTGTTTGGAGTTTACTTATTTTTAATCTAGACCGATTTATTGTATCTACAATTAAAAAAAGAGATCGTATTTGGGACGAATTCTTGCAAGCAACACCACGAATCATTCTAGCTGTTATTATTGCAATAGTAATTTCAAAACCATTAGAGATTAAAATTTTTGAAAAGGAAATCAACACCGTTTTATTAAAAGAGAAAAATGCGATGGCTCTTGCCAATAAGAAAGAAGTTGGTAACTTCTACAAATCTGATTTAGACAAAAACAAAGCTGAAATTGCAGGTTTAAAATCGGATATCCTCACCAAAGAAAAAGAGGTAAATGCATTATACTCAACTTACATCACTGAAGCCGAAGGAACATCGGGTACAAAACGATTAGGAAAAGGACCTGTTTACAAAGAGAAACGTGACAAACACGATGCCGCTCTAAAAGAACTAGCAACATTAAAAACTGAAAATGAGGCAAAAATAGCCGAAAAAGAAAAAGCCGAAAAAGTACTTCAAGCTGATGTAGACAAAAAAGTATCCGAAACACAACCTATAATCGAAGGATTTGATGGTTTAATGGCTCGAATAAATGCACTGGATAAACTACCTTGGATTCCATCTTTCTTTATCATGTTATTGTTTCTAGCAATCGAGACCTCTCCAATTATAGCTAAATTATTAGCCCCAAAAGGAGAATATGATTTTAAGCAAGAAGAATTTGAGACTGCATTAAAAGCTACTTTGGAACAAAACAAATACCAACGCAGCCTATTGGTAAAAACTAGTGCAGCAATGCATGACAAAGTTTACGCTGATATTGCCGAGGATAAAGAGCTCTACAACTTACAGCGACAAAAAGCAAAGGAATTACTAGAGCTACAAGCACATCGTTTTGTAGACAAACAGAAAGCAACACTATAA
- a CDS encoding PH domain-containing protein encodes MKEQFKKFLNEEQDPKAIEKITSKLNDLLMRGEEIGYIAVQKKPAITVFPDSIVVTNKRIIVCKPKNLGLSMDFTDYTWDEIVGTFVKENILGSEFSFSTKTDIQFTIDYIPKIQARKIFTYAKEQLDILKNPVLGTAPVAEVAEPEEEEPVIEEEEIEEIETEEVTSYAEIMPAAVIHNEPVQETSFATGERRLSDMTQDELFDKLQNYKKLLDNGLIMQGEYDTFKKEILSYM; translated from the coding sequence ATGAAAGAACAATTTAAAAAGTTTTTAAACGAAGAACAAGACCCAAAAGCGATAGAAAAAATTACTTCTAAACTCAATGATTTATTGATGAGAGGTGAAGAGATTGGATATATTGCTGTTCAAAAAAAACCGGCAATTACTGTTTTTCCAGATAGTATTGTAGTAACAAATAAAAGAATCATTGTATGTAAGCCTAAAAATTTAGGTCTTTCGATGGATTTTACAGATTATACTTGGGACGAAATTGTAGGTACTTTTGTAAAAGAAAATATCTTAGGTTCAGAATTTTCATTTTCTACTAAAACAGACATTCAGTTTACTATAGATTATATCCCTAAAATTCAAGCAAGAAAAATTTTCACTTACGCAAAAGAGCAATTGGATATACTTAAAAATCCAGTTTTAGGAACTGCTCCTGTTGCTGAGGTTGCTGAACCAGAAGAAGAGGAGCCAGTAATAGAAGAAGAAGAGATTGAAGAAATTGAAACTGAAGAAGTGACTAGCTATGCCGAAATAATGCCTGCTGCAGTAATTCATAACGAACCAGTTCAAGAAACTTCATTTGCTACTGGCGAAAGAAGATTGAGTGATATGACTCAGGATGAGCTTTTTGATAAGTTACAGAATTATAAAAAACTATTAGATAACGGATTGATTATGCAAGGTGAGTACGATACATTCAAAAAAGAGATTTTGAGTTATATGTAG
- a CDS encoding MmcQ/YjbR family DNA-binding protein codes for MNLETYYEYCLSKKGVTEHFPFDEETLVFKVGGKMFALSSLTRWENNTPSVNLKCDPERAQELRAEYDDIKPGFHMSKIHWNTVTINGDLPTVFIKELIDHSYDLVFKSLTKKIQNEIIELKN; via the coding sequence ATGAATTTAGAAACGTATTATGAATATTGTCTTTCTAAAAAAGGAGTTACAGAACATTTTCCTTTTGATGAAGAAACATTGGTCTTTAAAGTTGGCGGTAAAATGTTTGCTTTGTCCTCTTTGACTCGATGGGAAAATAATACTCCTTCGGTAAATTTAAAATGTGATCCAGAGCGTGCTCAGGAGTTACGCGCAGAATATGATGATATTAAACCAGGTTTTCATATGAGTAAAATACATTGGAATACTGTTACTATAAACGGAGATTTGCCTACTGTTTTTATAAAAGAACTTATTGATCATTCGTATGATTTAGTTTTCAAAAGTTTGACAAAGAAAATTCAGAATGAAATTATTGAATTAAAAAATTAG
- a CDS encoding DUF4260 domain-containing protein — MKTAIKLEELGLFILGIYLFSLLDYQWWWFLVWILVPDFSMIGYAFNAKAGAFLYNVFHHRGIAVLVYILGCYLKIEAMQLGGVILFSHASMDRIFGYGLKYETGFKYTHLGEIGK; from the coding sequence ATGAAAACAGCTATAAAATTAGAAGAGTTAGGTTTATTTATTCTTGGAATATATTTATTTAGCCTCTTAGATTATCAATGGTGGTGGTTTTTGGTGTGGATATTGGTGCCCGATTTTTCAATGATTGGTTATGCTTTTAATGCAAAAGCAGGGGCTTTTTTATATAATGTTTTCCATCATAGGGGAATTGCAGTTTTAGTTTATATTTTAGGATGTTATTTAAAGATAGAAGCAATGCAGCTTGGGGGAGTTATATTGTTTTCTCATGCTTCAATGGATCGAATTTTTGGATACGGGTTAAAGTATGAAACAGGATTTAAATACACACATTTAGGTGAAATTGGTAAATAA
- a CDS encoding GNAT family N-acetyltransferase: MITVSTDKSKLDVPFIQHFLKDVYWAAGRTIEEVQITIDNSFCFGIFLNDKQIGFARVITDYVVFAYVMDVFIIEEHRGKGYSSILIDRMINEPVLKDVKIWRLATSDAHFLYSKFGFTALKTPEKMMEKVIK, encoded by the coding sequence ATGATTACAGTTTCTACAGATAAAAGTAAATTAGATGTTCCTTTTATTCAGCATTTTCTAAAAGATGTTTATTGGGCAGCAGGACGTACTATAGAAGAAGTTCAGATAACAATTGATAATTCATTTTGTTTTGGAATTTTCTTGAACGATAAACAAATAGGCTTTGCCCGCGTAATCACCGATTATGTGGTTTTTGCTTATGTAATGGATGTTTTTATTATTGAAGAACATCGAGGTAAAGGATATTCGTCGATTCTGATTGATAGAATGATAAATGAGCCTGTATTAAAAGACGTTAAAATATGGAGATTAGCGACAAGTGACGCTCATTTCTTATATAGCAAATTTGGTTTTACTGCATTAAAAACTCCTGAGAAAATGATGGAAAAAGTGATAAAATGA
- a CDS encoding cyclase family protein: MKATIKHNNQNFEIDLSEPIDISIALTNTDDNPIAWYIEKPVIEPVVFGDWIGKVSEGKSSTNFNNIFFNPHGHGTHTECLGHITRAFYSINQSLKKFFFLAELVSVEPEIQGEDLVITKVQLQKVLNSSISPEAIIIRTLPNQKTKKSAKYSNTNPPYLSEDAAIFIRESKIQHLLIDLPSVDKEHDEGKLLAHKAFWNVKDVDNLNSDACLGATITEMIYVADEIKDGSYILNIQIASFENDASPSKPILYKI; encoded by the coding sequence ATGAAGGCGACAATAAAACACAACAATCAAAATTTTGAAATAGATTTATCTGAACCTATCGATATTTCGATTGCATTAACGAATACTGATGATAATCCAATTGCTTGGTATATTGAAAAACCAGTAATTGAGCCAGTTGTTTTTGGTGATTGGATAGGAAAGGTTTCAGAAGGTAAATCATCTACTAATTTTAATAATATTTTCTTTAATCCGCATGGGCATGGAACACATACGGAATGCTTGGGACATATTACACGAGCGTTTTATAGTATTAATCAATCGCTAAAAAAGTTTTTCTTTTTGGCAGAATTAGTTTCTGTTGAACCTGAGATTCAAGGGGAAGATTTGGTAATTACTAAAGTGCAGCTTCAAAAAGTGTTGAATAGCTCGATTTCACCAGAAGCAATAATTATTAGAACACTTCCGAATCAAAAAACTAAAAAATCAGCAAAATATTCGAATACCAATCCGCCTTATTTGTCTGAGGACGCAGCGATTTTTATTCGCGAAAGCAAGATTCAACACTTATTGATTGATTTACCAAGTGTTGATAAGGAACATGATGAGGGAAAGTTATTGGCACACAAAGCATTTTGGAATGTAAAAGATGTAGATAATCTCAATTCAGATGCATGCCTAGGAGCTACAATCACTGAAATGATTTATGTTGCTGACGAAATAAAAGACGGAAGTTATATACTGAACATACAAATTGCTTCGTTTGAGAATGATGCAAGTCCATCAAAACCTATTTTGTATAAGATATGA
- a CDS encoding D-2-hydroxyacid dehydrogenase family protein, which translates to MKITILDDYQDAVVKLESFKMLKGLDVTVLNHTEKDDSKLAELLKDSEIIVLIRERTEITEELLSKLPKLELISQTGKKSNHLDIATCTKYKVAVAEGIGSPVAPSELAWALLMNTVRLIPQAIQGMKEGKWQTNIGSTIKGKTIGIWGYGKIGQQIAKYANVFGATVLVWGSENSRNQAVLDGYTQATSREEFFSQSNVITLHLRLNESTFGIVKETDLSLMKSDAVLINTARAELIEKGALLHCLKKGRPGFAGIDVYEEEPIYDVDFELLQLPNVVCTPHIGYVEKDSYELYFEKAFENVINYVNRNPTNIANPEVMY; encoded by the coding sequence ATGAAAATTACCATATTAGATGATTATCAAGACGCAGTTGTAAAATTAGAATCCTTCAAAATGTTGAAGGGATTAGATGTTACTGTTCTTAACCATACAGAAAAAGATGACTCAAAGTTAGCGGAGTTATTAAAGGACTCCGAGATTATAGTTTTAATTCGAGAAAGAACTGAAATTACAGAAGAGCTGCTTTCTAAGCTACCTAAATTAGAATTGATAAGTCAGACAGGGAAAAAATCAAATCACCTTGATATTGCTACTTGCACAAAATATAAAGTTGCTGTTGCCGAAGGAATTGGTTCGCCTGTTGCACCTTCTGAACTAGCTTGGGCATTACTAATGAATACAGTTCGCTTGATTCCGCAAGCCATTCAAGGAATGAAAGAAGGAAAATGGCAAACGAATATTGGTTCTACTATAAAAGGGAAAACAATAGGTATTTGGGGTTATGGGAAGATAGGACAACAGATTGCAAAATATGCAAATGTGTTTGGAGCAACAGTTTTGGTTTGGGGAAGTGAAAATTCAAGAAATCAAGCTGTTCTTGATGGATATACTCAAGCGACTTCAAGAGAAGAGTTTTTCTCCCAAAGTAATGTGATTACATTACATCTTAGACTCAACGAAAGTACTTTTGGAATAGTGAAAGAAACCGATTTGAGTTTAATGAAATCGGATGCTGTTCTGATTAATACAGCTAGAGCTGAATTAATAGAAAAAGGAGCTTTGTTGCATTGTTTGAAAAAAGGCAGACCTGGATTTGCAGGTATTGATGTTTATGAAGAAGAGCCTATTTATGATGTAGATTTTGAATTATTGCAACTGCCAAACGTTGTTTGTACACCGCATATTGGTTATGTTGAGAAAGATAGTTACGAGCTTTATTTTGAGAAAGCTTTTGAGAATGTAATCAACTATGTAAACAGAAATCCGACAAATATTGCAAACCCTGAAGTAATGTATTAG
- a CDS encoding SMI1/KNR4 family protein has translation MTLENALIEIRSFWNEGEDFPFGESKNNHHIDRLEEEFSTILPDNLKNYVKDFAPAKDFYFDTVGNPMCIYGIENLKFKQNGYNFNPVKNTEIENWNKGFFLFADEGADPVIIDFDNLEDGIQKLMHGAGSWDNGEIVADTFGQFLLCSAALHHALNSFEEESIIDDEDGFNLADEAAEWYFKNMKKWAGDYYDEWCSVFDNH, from the coding sequence ATGACTTTAGAAAATGCTTTAATAGAAATTAGAAGTTTTTGGAATGAAGGCGAAGATTTCCCTTTCGGTGAATCCAAAAACAATCACCATATTGATAGACTAGAAGAGGAATTCTCGACTATACTCCCTGATAACTTAAAGAATTATGTAAAAGACTTTGCTCCAGCAAAAGATTTTTATTTTGATACTGTTGGAAATCCAATGTGTATTTATGGAATTGAAAATTTAAAGTTTAAGCAAAATGGATACAACTTCAATCCAGTAAAGAATACAGAAATTGAGAATTGGAATAAAGGCTTTTTTCTTTTTGCGGATGAAGGTGCTGATCCCGTTATTATTGACTTTGATAATCTTGAAGATGGTATTCAAAAGCTAATGCATGGCGCAGGAAGTTGGGATAATGGCGAAATTGTAGCTGATACTTTTGGTCAGTTTCTTCTTTGTAGTGCAGCATTACATCATGCTTTAAATAGTTTTGAAGAAGAATCTATTATTGATGATGAAGATGGATTTAATCTTGCGGATGAAGCTGCAGAATGGTATTTTAAGAATATGAAAAAATGGGCAGGAGACTATTACGATGAATGGTGTTCTGTTTTTGATAATCATTAA
- a CDS encoding GxxExxY protein, with the protein MTENELSRIVFDSVLKVHKALGPGLLESAYEECLYYELKKTGLEIEKQKGLPLIYEEVKLDIGYRLDIIIENKLILEIKSVEALNNVHFAQLLTYLKLTNCKLGLLINFNVVLVKNGIRRVVNNL; encoded by the coding sequence ATGACTGAGAATGAATTATCAAGAATTGTTTTCGATTCAGTATTAAAGGTACACAAAGCACTTGGACCAGGATTATTAGAAAGTGCTTATGAAGAATGTTTATATTATGAATTGAAAAAAACAGGTTTAGAAATTGAAAAGCAAAAAGGATTGCCTTTAATTTATGAAGAAGTTAAATTGGATATTGGATATCGATTGGATATTATTATAGAAAATAAATTAATTTTAGAAATAAAATCGGTGGAGGCTTTAAATAATGTTCATTTTGCACAGCTATTAACTTATTTGAAATTAACGAATTGTAAATTAGGTTTGCTTATAAATTTTAATGTTGTTTTAGTAAAAAATGGAATTCGAAGAGTTGTAAATAATCTTTGA
- the hemW gene encoding radical SAM family heme chaperone HemW produces the protein MSGIYIHIPFCKQACNYCDFHFSTSMKKKEEMVLAIAKELFMRKNEFENDIVETIYFGGGTPSVLTSDEIQFLIAEVYKNYKVADNPEITLEANPDDLSTDKIIELSKSPINRLSIGIQSFFEDDLKMMNRAHNSVEAKKCLEEVTKYFDNISLDLIYGVPGMSNEKWKQNIETALSFGIPHISSYALTVEPKTALNKLIQTGKVAKPNDEVASAHFMILVETLEANSFIHYELSNFGKENYFSKNNSAYWLGKKYVGVGPSAHSYDGISRSWNISNNSIYLKSIQEGKLPNEIEVLSVSDRYNEYIMTGLRTIWGVSLDRIEKEFGADYLAYLKKQANKFLDDELVFIKDNVLRPTAKGKFLTDGIASDLFYINLE, from the coding sequence ATGAGCGGAATCTATATTCATATCCCTTTTTGTAAGCAAGCGTGCAATTATTGCGACTTTCATTTTTCAACTTCGATGAAAAAGAAAGAGGAGATGGTTTTGGCTATTGCCAAAGAACTTTTTATGCGCAAGAATGAGTTTGAAAATGACATCGTTGAGACTATTTACTTTGGAGGAGGAACTCCTTCGGTATTGACTAGTGATGAAATTCAGTTTTTAATTGCAGAGGTTTATAAGAATTATAAAGTAGCGGATAATCCAGAAATTACGCTCGAAGCAAATCCGGATGATTTATCTACAGATAAAATAATCGAATTGTCTAAAAGTCCGATAAACCGATTGAGTATTGGGATTCAATCTTTTTTTGAAGATGATTTGAAGATGATGAACCGTGCTCATAATTCGGTGGAAGCTAAAAAATGCTTAGAAGAAGTGACGAAATATTTTGATAATATTTCTCTGGATTTAATATATGGTGTTCCCGGAATGAGTAATGAAAAATGGAAACAGAATATTGAGACTGCCCTTAGTTTTGGTATTCCACATATTTCGAGTTACGCTTTGACTGTTGAACCCAAAACCGCATTGAATAAATTGATTCAGACTGGAAAAGTGGCAAAACCTAATGATGAAGTGGCTTCAGCACATTTTATGATTTTGGTTGAAACTCTTGAAGCAAATAGTTTTATTCATTACGAATTGTCAAACTTCGGAAAAGAGAACTATTTTTCTAAAAATAATTCAGCCTATTGGTTGGGTAAAAAATATGTTGGAGTTGGACCTTCGGCACATAGTTACGATGGCATTTCTAGAAGCTGGAATATATCTAATAACTCAATTTATCTAAAATCAATTCAAGAGGGCAAATTGCCTAATGAAATAGAAGTTCTTTCAGTATCCGATCGATATAATGAATATATAATGACTGGATTACGAACAATCTGGGGCGTTTCGTTAGATAGAATAGAAAAAGAATTTGGGGCGGATTATTTGGCTTATCTAAAGAAACAAGCAAATAAGTTTCTAGATGATGAATTGGTTTTCATCAAGGATAATGTTTTAAGACCAACAGCAAAAGGAAAATTCTTAACAGATGGAATCGCGTCTGATTTATTTTATATAAATTTGGAATAG
- the ruvC gene encoding crossover junction endodeoxyribonuclease RuvC, with protein sequence MTKERIILGIDPGTTIMGFGLIKIVNKKMEFLQLNELQLSKYDNHYQKLKLIFERTIELIETHHPDEIAIEAPFFGKNVQSMLKLGRAQGVAMAAGLSRDIPITEYEPKKIKMAITGNGNASKEQVAKMLQQLLGLKELPKNLDSTDGLAAAVCHFFNSGKVIGEKSYSGWDSFVKQNEERVKK encoded by the coding sequence TTGACAAAAGAACGCATCATATTAGGAATTGACCCGGGAACAACTATTATGGGTTTTGGATTGATAAAAATCGTCAATAAAAAAATGGAATTTTTGCAGCTTAACGAATTGCAATTGTCTAAATATGATAATCATTACCAAAAACTAAAACTCATTTTTGAGCGTACCATCGAATTAATCGAAACACATCATCCAGATGAAATAGCTATAGAGGCTCCCTTCTTTGGTAAAAACGTTCAGTCGATGTTAAAGTTAGGTCGCGCTCAAGGGGTTGCAATGGCTGCGGGACTTTCGAGAGATATCCCGATAACCGAATATGAACCTAAAAAGATAAAAATGGCGATTACTGGGAACGGAAACGCCAGTAAAGAACAGGTTGCTAAAATGCTGCAACAGCTTTTAGGGTTAAAAGAATTACCTAAGAATCTCGATAGTACCGATGGATTGGCTGCCGCAGTTTGTCACTTCTTTAACTCAGGAAAAGTAATTGGAGAGAAAAGTTATAGTGGTTGGGATTCATTTGTGAAACAGAATGAGGAACGAGTTAAGAAATAG